One genomic window of Chthonomonadales bacterium includes the following:
- a CDS encoding PIG-L family deacetylase: protein MSIKPLRRVLLVCLLLPFLYFGTASATYFYHVHSDVAAFGGVAMRVLPEPSAQQRIVIFSPHPDDETLGCAGLIRQAVRAGARVWVVFLTNGDAFTTAVERQYREVRPQAEDYVRFASLRQQESRAALSRLGLPASQIRFLGFPDRGLMRLWDANWSPDAPYTSPYTRRSRVRDARSMAEGAPYCGNALLVALLEVLRDTAPTDVYVTHPSDDHPDHAAASAFVTRALDHLRAEGGLACTLRYYLVHRGDWPLPQGLRPELLLDPPAGMRGLNTHWQARPLSRDDVRAKRRALRAYASQTAMMGRFLTSFVRRSELFGEMREPTAPRIPDGRIRLDGDRREWGAVVPAVLDPVSDSLLRSLQQGGDVAAIYACRDTRNLYLGIAMYQSVARGLRVRMHLRYFGDPAAGEAGGRYDVSVAAPVLPLREGRGPHLDRDWVEVAVPLREIGYARRVAVSVDTRVAGLTVDRTGYRFLHVQ from the coding sequence TTGAGCATCAAGCCTCTGCGACGCGTGCTACTGGTGTGCCTGCTTCTGCCGTTCCTGTACTTCGGGACGGCGAGCGCCACCTATTTCTATCACGTGCACTCCGACGTGGCCGCCTTTGGCGGGGTCGCCATGCGCGTGCTGCCCGAGCCCTCGGCGCAGCAGCGCATCGTCATCTTCTCGCCCCATCCCGACGACGAGACGCTCGGCTGCGCCGGACTCATCCGCCAGGCCGTACGCGCGGGCGCCAGGGTATGGGTGGTCTTCCTGACGAACGGCGACGCCTTCACCACGGCCGTCGAGCGCCAGTACCGCGAGGTGCGCCCCCAGGCGGAGGACTACGTTCGCTTCGCCTCCCTGCGCCAACAGGAGTCGCGCGCCGCGCTCTCACGCCTGGGCCTCCCGGCGAGCCAGATCCGCTTCCTGGGCTTTCCCGACCGCGGCCTGATGCGCCTCTGGGACGCCAACTGGTCGCCCGATGCCCCGTACACCTCGCCCTACACCCGGCGTAGCCGCGTGCGGGACGCTCGGTCGATGGCCGAGGGCGCGCCGTACTGCGGGAACGCGCTGCTCGTCGCCCTCCTCGAGGTGCTGCGCGACACCGCTCCCACCGACGTGTATGTGACGCACCCCTCCGACGACCACCCCGACCATGCGGCGGCCAGCGCCTTCGTCACCCGCGCTCTCGACCACCTGCGCGCCGAGGGCGGGCTCGCCTGTACCCTCCGCTACTATCTGGTGCATCGCGGCGATTGGCCCCTGCCACAGGGCCTGCGGCCGGAGCTGCTGCTGGATCCGCCCGCCGGAATGCGCGGCCTGAACACCCACTGGCAGGCGCGCCCGCTCTCCCGCGACGACGTGCGGGCCAAGCGGCGGGCACTTCGCGCCTACGCCAGCCAGACCGCCATGATGGGCCGGTTCCTCACCTCCTTCGTGCGCCGCAGCGAGCTCTTCGGCGAGATGCGGGAGCCCACCGCGCCGCGCATCCCCGACGGCCGCATCCGGCTAGACGGCGACCGGCGGGAGTGGGGCGCCGTCGTGCCGGCCGTCCTCGACCCGGTGAGCGACAGCCTCCTCCGCAGTCTTCAGCAGGGCGGCGACGTGGCCGCCATCTACGCCTGCCGCGATACGCGCAACCTCTACCTGGGCATTGCCATGTACCAGAGCGTGGCGCGCGGGCTCCGCGTGCGGATGCACCTGCGCTACTTCGGCGACCCGGCCGCCGGCGAGGCGGGCGGCCGCTACGATGTGAGTGTCGCTGCTCCCGTGCTGCCGCTGCGCGAGGGCCGCGGCCCGCACCTGGACCGCGATTGGGTGGAGGTCGCTGTGCCGCTGCGCGAGATCGGCTACGCGCGCCGCGTGGCCGTGAGCGTCGATACGCGCGTGGCTGGCCTCACCGTGGACCGAACCGGCTACCGGTTCCTCCACGTCCAGTAG
- a CDS encoding YHS domain-containing protein, whose product MPVGEAARPRSRKGLLMMKGFLLGGALVALAAPAVAGPSKGKHKPAVPARIKCAVMTSMYVNVKQATKAKMYADYKGGRYFFCCLACPRMFKGSPARYASNPHIAVPTRKAHGHS is encoded by the coding sequence TTGCCGGTCGGCGAGGCCGCCCGACCACGATCGAGGAAGGGCCTCCTGATGATGAAGGGGTTTCTGCTCGGCGGCGCGCTCGTCGCTCTAGCGGCGCCGGCCGTCGCCGGGCCGAGCAAGGGAAAGCACAAGCCGGCCGTGCCGGCCAGGATCAAGTGCGCGGTGATGACCAGTATGTACGTGAACGTCAAGCAGGCTACGAAGGCGAAGATGTACGCCGACTACAAGGGCGGACGCTACTTCTTCTGCTGCCTTGCCTGCCCGCGCATGTTCAAGGGCTCGCCCGCGCGCTACGCGAGCAACCCGCACATCGCCGTCCCCACCAGGAAGGCCCACGGCCATTCCTGA
- a CDS encoding zinc ribbon domain-containing protein, translated as MTAPTREAGPDPVLCPACREPLVGDAAYCGRCGVQVRHPCPACGGAARLLSTMPGAPEPWCAECGSLLQACEQCGRWLLPGADVCPDPQCAGTVSPALPQHTGRRWDLAGRGSGWVWPARWESANPDRTSPVRATWAAGAEVRAAFVAHGRLYVWEGTNLVAPAPVQPSAAVTAGGASYRAPLGPAARPAPRLAASERCAVVGGGVVLAMERRFALAGLRAGEVAPLEAGEPITQVGGRAWWVAWTREGGSPMLRLARAGDTWDALTPECVPVPEGAEPAEDARLALIGGRACWPGADGALWGLECASRRVERILAPAEGYLMVWAGDDGPRSAREARGEIVVGLSRPVDGRVAVTAPAGAGPLHGVYAAGDRVFVVGDRVSVFDARTGDRLTEAARPAGRWIEGAAVPASGGEPRLLALTRHDSYASLTALRASTGAEDPLWHDGGAQSIALLPVGRALYVVSTSGIVRLTERA; from the coding sequence GTGACGGCGCCGACGCGCGAGGCGGGGCCCGACCCGGTGCTGTGCCCGGCCTGCCGCGAGCCCCTTGTCGGCGACGCGGCATACTGTGGGCGCTGTGGCGTGCAGGTGCGGCATCCGTGTCCGGCATGCGGCGGCGCGGCCCGCCTGCTGTCCACCATGCCCGGCGCGCCCGAGCCCTGGTGCGCCGAGTGCGGCTCCCTTCTGCAGGCGTGCGAGCAGTGCGGCCGATGGCTCCTGCCCGGCGCCGACGTATGCCCCGACCCACAGTGCGCCGGGACGGTGTCGCCCGCGTTACCACAGCACACCGGGCGGCGCTGGGACCTGGCGGGCCGCGGCTCCGGCTGGGTGTGGCCGGCAAGGTGGGAGAGCGCCAACCCCGATCGCACATCGCCCGTGCGCGCGACCTGGGCCGCCGGCGCGGAGGTACGCGCGGCCTTCGTGGCGCACGGCCGGCTCTACGTCTGGGAGGGAACCAACCTGGTAGCGCCGGCGCCGGTGCAGCCGTCCGCCGCCGTGACGGCGGGCGGCGCCTCTTACCGCGCTCCGCTGGGCCCCGCCGCGCGGCCAGCGCCACGCCTGGCGGCCAGCGAGCGGTGCGCGGTGGTGGGCGGCGGCGTCGTGCTGGCGATGGAGCGTCGCTTCGCGCTGGCCGGTCTGCGCGCCGGCGAAGTGGCGCCACTGGAGGCTGGCGAGCCCATCACGCAGGTGGGTGGGCGTGCCTGGTGGGTTGCGTGGACTCGAGAGGGCGGTTCGCCCATGCTGCGGCTCGCCCGTGCCGGCGACACGTGGGACGCGCTAACGCCCGAGTGCGTGCCTGTGCCGGAGGGCGCGGAGCCGGCCGAGGACGCACGCCTGGCCCTGATCGGTGGGCGCGCTTGCTGGCCGGGCGCCGATGGGGCGCTCTGGGGGCTCGAGTGCGCCTCGCGGCGCGTGGAGCGCATCCTGGCGCCTGCCGAGGGGTACCTGATGGTCTGGGCCGGCGACGACGGGCCGCGATCGGCGCGCGAGGCTCGCGGGGAGATCGTCGTCGGCCTCTCGAGGCCGGTGGACGGGCGCGTGGCTGTGACCGCGCCGGCCGGCGCGGGTCCGCTGCACGGGGTGTACGCGGCGGGTGACCGGGTCTTCGTCGTGGGCGATCGGGTGAGCGTTTTCGACGCGCGCACGGGCGACCGGCTGACGGAGGCGGCCCGGCCGGCCGGGCGATGGATCGAGGGGGCGGCGGTGCCGGCGTCGGGCGGTGAGCCGCGCCTGCTGGCGCTCACTCGCCACGACTCCTACGCCAGCCTGACGGCGCTCAGGGCATCGACGGGCGCGGAGGATCCTCTCTGGCACGACGGCGGGGCGCAGTCGATCGCGCTCCTGCCGGTCGGGCGCGCCCTGTACGTGGTCAGTACCTCCGGCATCGTTCGCCTTACCGAGCGGGCTTGA
- a CDS encoding endonuclease/exonuclease/phosphatase family protein yields MRKPPRVRLALRTALRGLAAANVLALLALWALEALVAERWWPSILITYVPQWPFAAPTALLCLLLLRRPDARTLAWCAAAAAILAFPLMGLCVPLPLGIPAGVPVRVVTYNVHGGRAGAGAVAAAIAAQRPSLFCLQEATPPSGGASLLPALRAALPGYRYVSHESLLIGSRLPVRGHQARVIGRAGARRAALAARLDVKGRPLTVVNVHFATGATAETLLRRRGALRAYLEQTAAVRGQQVDNLMALCRGVGTPLVVCGDLNTPPRGILYRRLTRQLDDAFSSAGAGFGWTYPAAWPMLRIDHILAGPGVAVRSARVPRVRASDHRPVVADLVVTGS; encoded by the coding sequence TTGAGGAAGCCGCCGCGCGTCCGCCTGGCTTTGCGTACCGCCCTGCGCGGCCTCGCCGCCGCGAACGTGCTGGCGCTCCTTGCGCTCTGGGCGCTGGAGGCGCTCGTGGCGGAGCGGTGGTGGCCCAGCATCCTGATCACCTACGTGCCGCAGTGGCCCTTCGCGGCCCCCACCGCGCTGCTCTGCCTGCTCCTCTTGCGCCGGCCGGACGCACGGACGCTGGCGTGGTGCGCCGCCGCGGCGGCCATCCTTGCGTTCCCTCTCATGGGCCTCTGCGTGCCGCTGCCGCTCGGGATCCCGGCGGGCGTGCCCGTGCGCGTCGTCACCTACAACGTGCACGGCGGCCGCGCTGGGGCGGGGGCTGTAGCGGCGGCGATCGCGGCGCAGCGGCCGAGCCTCTTCTGCTTGCAGGAGGCCACGCCGCCTTCGGGGGGCGCGTCGCTCCTGCCGGCCCTACGCGCCGCGCTGCCCGGCTACCGCTACGTAAGCCACGAGTCGCTGTTGATCGGCTCACGCCTGCCGGTCCGCGGGCACCAGGCGCGCGTGATCGGCCGCGCCGGGGCGCGCCGCGCAGCGCTGGCTGCGAGGCTCGACGTGAAGGGGCGGCCGCTGACCGTGGTCAATGTGCACTTCGCCACGGGCGCGACAGCCGAGACGCTTCTGCGGCGCCGCGGCGCGCTGCGTGCCTACCTGGAGCAGACCGCGGCCGTGCGCGGCCAGCAGGTGGACAACCTGATGGCGCTCTGCCGCGGCGTCGGCACCCCACTGGTCGTCTGCGGCGACCTGAACACTCCGCCTCGCGGCATCCTCTACCGGCGACTGACGCGCCAGCTGGACGATGCCTTCTCGTCGGCCGGCGCCGGCTTCGGCTGGACCTATCCCGCCGCGTGGCCGATGCTGCGCATCGACCACATCCTGGCCGGGCCGGGCGTCGCGGTGCGCTCGGCCCGCGTGCCGCGCGTGCGTGCATCGGACCACCGGCCGGTCGTGGCGGACCTGGTGGTGACGGGCTCGTGA
- the queC gene encoding 7-cyano-7-deazaguanine synthase QueC, with product MGPLAVVLLSGGLDSSTVLAMARAEGFAPCAMTFRYGQRHAGEVECARRVARAMGVERHAVVDIDLRQFGGSSLTAEIPVPKGRAVAEMADSIPPTYVPARNTIFLSFALAWAEVLGARDIFLGVNALDYSGYPDCRPEYIEAFQRMADLATAASVEGRQRLRIHAPLLHLSKADIVRRGMALGVDYALTTSCYDPAPDGAACGECDSCSLRRKGFAEAGAHDPARYRAAG from the coding sequence ATCGGGCCGCTCGCGGTAGTCCTTCTGAGCGGCGGACTGGACTCCAGCACCGTGCTGGCGATGGCCCGCGCCGAGGGCTTCGCGCCCTGCGCGATGACCTTCCGCTACGGCCAGCGCCACGCTGGCGAGGTGGAGTGCGCGCGACGTGTGGCCCGGGCGATGGGTGTGGAGCGCCACGCGGTGGTGGACATCGACCTGCGGCAGTTCGGCGGGTCATCGCTGACCGCCGAGATCCCGGTGCCGAAGGGGCGCGCGGTGGCGGAGATGGCCGACTCCATCCCCCCGACCTACGTGCCCGCGCGCAACACGATCTTCCTCTCCTTCGCGCTCGCCTGGGCCGAGGTGCTCGGCGCGAGGGACATCTTCCTCGGAGTGAACGCGCTCGACTACTCCGGTTACCCCGACTGCCGGCCGGAGTACATCGAGGCGTTCCAGCGCATGGCCGACCTGGCTACCGCGGCGAGCGTGGAGGGCCGGCAGCGGCTGCGCATCCACGCCCCGCTCTTGCACCTCTCCAAGGCCGACATCGTTCGGCGCGGAATGGCTCTTGGCGTCGATTACGCCCTCACCACGAGCTGCTACGATCCGGCGCCCGACGGCGCGGCCTGCGGAGAGTGCGACTCCTGCTCGTTGCGGCGCAAGGGCTTCGCCGAGGCCGGCGCGCATGACCCGGCTCGCTACCGCGCGGCAGGCTGA
- the queE gene encoding 7-carboxy-7-deazaguanine synthase gives MYAVKECFYTLQGEGAHAGRAAVFCRFAGCNLWSGREEDRARAVCWFCDTGFLGTDGEGGGRFAEAAALAEHIAARWPAGRGDPFVVFTGGEPLLQLDAPLTAACRERGFTVAVETNGTQPVPDGVDWLCVSPKAGAPLRVTAGDELKLVYPQAGGEPERYSGLAFGRFYLQPMDGPERERNTRLALAYCLAHPHWRLSLQTHKLLGIP, from the coding sequence ATGTACGCCGTTAAGGAGTGCTTCTACACGCTGCAGGGCGAGGGTGCGCACGCCGGCCGGGCGGCGGTCTTCTGCCGCTTCGCCGGCTGCAACCTCTGGTCGGGGCGGGAGGAAGACCGGGCGCGCGCCGTCTGCTGGTTCTGCGACACGGGCTTCCTGGGCACCGACGGCGAGGGCGGCGGCCGCTTCGCCGAAGCCGCAGCGCTCGCCGAGCACATCGCCGCGCGCTGGCCGGCCGGACGCGGCGATCCGTTCGTGGTCTTCACCGGCGGCGAGCCGCTCCTGCAGCTGGACGCGCCACTGACGGCGGCCTGCCGCGAGCGCGGCTTCACCGTGGCGGTCGAGACGAACGGCACGCAGCCCGTGCCGGACGGCGTGGACTGGTTGTGCGTGAGCCCGAAGGCCGGCGCGCCGCTGCGCGTGACCGCGGGCGACGAGCTCAAGCTGGTCTATCCGCAGGCTGGGGGCGAGCCCGAGCGGTACAGCGGGCTGGCGTTCGGGCGCTTCTACCTTCAGCCGATGGACGGCCCCGAGCGGGAGCGCAACACGCGGCTGGCGCTCGCCTACTGCCTGGCGCACCCCCACTGGCGCCTGAGCCTCCAGACGCACAAGCTCCTCGGCATCCCCTGA
- a CDS encoding DUF1559 domain-containing protein gives MRRCDRPAFTLIELLVVIAIIAILAAILFPVFAQAREKARAISCLSNAKQEGTAILMYSQDYDEMYPAGFSWGDWTGTNLWVQKVQPYVKDVGLFMCPSDGGKGILQGDWGGAPKSSWMGVGVSYASNGVYGDWCCAPDWSYGFELLGPMGIESRGDPGAVQGWLASGKGTMAIAEVNRPADSILVTEKHNADVVALANGNPGNTTNFWLTGVVAGHVCEFGDWSPQNEPDGRRDPSSAYPNGPNGSVSAKHTAQANFVFCDGHAKSLKPSATNPDPAGRPQDNMWDATRN, from the coding sequence ATGCGACGGTGCGACCGACCCGCTTTCACGCTCATCGAGTTGCTCGTAGTGATCGCAATTATCGCCATTCTGGCGGCGATCCTCTTCCCCGTCTTCGCCCAGGCGCGCGAGAAGGCCCGGGCGATCTCGTGCCTCTCCAACGCCAAGCAGGAGGGCACCGCCATTCTGATGTACTCGCAGGACTACGACGAGATGTACCCCGCCGGCTTCAGTTGGGGCGACTGGACCGGCACGAACCTCTGGGTGCAGAAAGTGCAGCCATACGTCAAGGACGTAGGCCTCTTCATGTGCCCGTCCGACGGCGGCAAGGGCATCCTCCAGGGCGATTGGGGCGGAGCGCCGAAGAGCTCGTGGATGGGCGTCGGCGTTTCGTACGCCTCCAACGGAGTGTACGGCGATTGGTGCTGCGCTCCGGACTGGAGCTACGGATTCGAGCTGCTCGGGCCGATGGGCATCGAGAGCCGCGGCGACCCGGGCGCCGTGCAGGGCTGGCTGGCCTCCGGCAAGGGCACGATGGCCATCGCCGAGGTGAACCGCCCGGCGGACTCGATCCTGGTGACCGAGAAGCACAATGCCGACGTGGTGGCGCTGGCCAACGGCAACCCGGGCAACACCACCAACTTCTGGCTGACCGGCGTGGTGGCCGGCCACGTCTGTGAGTTCGGCGACTGGTCGCCGCAGAACGAGCCGGACGGCCGACGCGACCCGAGCTCCGCCTACCCGAACGGTCCCAACGGGTCCGTCTCCGCCAAGCACACGGCGCAGGCCAACTTCGTCTTCTGCGACGGGCACGCCAAGTCGCTGAAGCCCTCCGCCACCAACCCCGACCCGGCCGGGCGCCCGCAGGACAATATGTGGGACGCTACCCGCAACTAG
- a CDS encoding LacI family DNA-binding transcriptional regulator, producing the protein MTRPGGRRVSSRDVASKAGVSQSTVSLVLNGRTDARISEETRGRVLAAAAELRYVPSAAARSLRRGRTGILGFYCGHHYMDACIPFVGQVITGLQRGCDAHGRSLLLHGKHAGLAPEAIYAELANGRVDGLILFTTPSDPLVDLLAASTLPVVAIVDAIPGIPSVGVDDDGGGREQAGHLAARGHRRVLYQTLPNEHVSVEARREAFEREARSLGIHVRVRCGAPMTGRPDEGALADLTARGDGRPSAVVCWADECAHWLLAACAERERRVPDDLAIVGFDGVPMQAEPVLRLTTVKAPWQHVAETAVSLLMDRLSGKEVPRQTTLPVTFVIGNTS; encoded by the coding sequence ATGACCAGACCGGGCGGCAGGCGCGTCAGCAGCCGTGACGTGGCCAGCAAGGCCGGCGTCTCTCAAAGCACCGTCTCCCTCGTGCTGAACGGGCGCACCGACGCCCGGATCTCCGAGGAGACGCGCGGCCGCGTCCTGGCCGCCGCCGCCGAGTTGCGGTATGTGCCGTCCGCCGCCGCCCGCTCGCTGCGCCGGGGCCGCACCGGCATCCTGGGCTTCTACTGCGGGCACCACTATATGGACGCCTGCATCCCCTTCGTCGGGCAGGTGATCACCGGCCTCCAGCGCGGCTGCGACGCGCACGGACGCAGCCTGCTGCTGCACGGCAAACACGCCGGCCTGGCGCCGGAAGCGATCTACGCGGAGCTCGCCAACGGACGCGTCGACGGCCTCATCCTCTTCACCACGCCCTCCGATCCGCTCGTGGACCTCCTGGCCGCGTCCACGCTGCCCGTCGTGGCGATCGTCGACGCGATCCCCGGCATCCCCTCGGTCGGCGTGGACGACGACGGCGGGGGTCGCGAGCAAGCTGGGCATCTGGCCGCGCGCGGTCATCGGCGGGTGCTCTACCAGACGCTGCCCAACGAGCACGTGTCGGTCGAGGCGCGCCGCGAGGCCTTTGAACGCGAGGCCCGGTCCCTCGGCATCCACGTTCGCGTGCGCTGCGGCGCCCCGATGACCGGGCGGCCGGACGAGGGCGCGCTGGCCGACCTGACGGCGCGCGGCGACGGGCGTCCCTCCGCCGTCGTCTGCTGGGCGGACGAGTGCGCACACTGGCTCCTGGCCGCCTGCGCCGAACGCGAGCGTCGCGTGCCGGACGACCTGGCGATCGTCGGTTTCGACGGTGTTCCGATGCAGGCCGAGCCCGTGCTGCGACTCACGACGGTGAAGGCCCCCTGGCAACACGTCGCCGAGACGGCCGTGTCGCTGCTGATGGACCGGCTCTCGGGAAAGGAGGTGCCGCGGCAGACCACTCTGCCTGTGACGTTCGTAATCGGCAACACGAGCTGA
- a CDS encoding AGE family epimerase/isomerase, with product MPHDQERTATGWFRAHLLDELLPRWLDAAVTPEGLYLPRLDRQWRRTGGNHGTLVSQSRLLFNFACGYRASGDARYAEAAAGGASLLLEHFRDRRHGGFFWSCALDGAVRDDHKSTYGHAFALLALASAFGALGDRALVDAAAETWGVVRRRFAEAGGGWLAGARRDFGSFEDMRSQNPVMHLFEALLALAEHTGAREWLDEAGAVARFVTARLIGEPGRPLPEVYSAAWEPLPADRGGRVDLGHQVEWAWLLSRAVELGLDASLLPWGEALLDWGLRVGIDPVQGGLNPTATPEGVVSARTKGWWQQCEAARAMLHWEAVRGRGDVRPTFEATMRLVRERFLDSVHGGWYMHVGPDGAVRNTDKGTDWKLDYHVTGLCMEAMRLAGA from the coding sequence TTGCCCCACGATCAAGAGAGGACCGCCACAGGTTGGTTCCGCGCGCATCTTCTCGACGAGCTACTGCCTCGATGGCTCGACGCCGCTGTGACCCCCGAGGGCCTCTACCTGCCGCGTCTGGACCGGCAGTGGCGCCGGACCGGCGGCAACCACGGCACCCTCGTCTCTCAGTCAAGGCTGCTCTTCAACTTCGCGTGCGGCTACCGCGCGTCCGGCGACGCGCGCTACGCCGAGGCCGCCGCCGGCGGCGCCAGCCTCCTGCTCGAGCACTTCCGCGACCGCCGGCATGGCGGCTTCTTCTGGAGTTGCGCGCTCGACGGAGCCGTGCGCGACGACCACAAGAGCACCTACGGCCACGCCTTCGCGCTGCTGGCCCTGGCCAGCGCCTTCGGCGCGCTCGGCGACCGCGCGCTCGTCGACGCGGCCGCGGAGACCTGGGGCGTGGTGCGGAGGAGGTTTGCGGAGGCCGGCGGGGGCTGGCTGGCAGGCGCTCGCCGGGATTTCGGGTCGTTTGAGGACATGCGCTCGCAGAACCCGGTGATGCACCTGTTCGAGGCGCTCCTGGCGCTGGCAGAGCACACTGGCGCCAGGGAGTGGCTGGACGAGGCCGGAGCCGTCGCGCGCTTCGTCACCGCGCGGCTGATCGGCGAGCCTGGCCGGCCGCTGCCGGAGGTCTACTCGGCCGCCTGGGAGCCACTGCCAGCCGACCGCGGCGGGCGAGTCGACCTCGGGCACCAGGTGGAGTGGGCATGGCTCCTCTCACGGGCCGTTGAGCTCGGGCTTGACGCGAGCCTCCTGCCCTGGGGAGAGGCGCTGCTCGACTGGGGTCTGCGCGTGGGCATCGACCCGGTGCAGGGCGGCCTGAACCCGACGGCAACGCCGGAGGGGGTGGTGAGCGCGCGGACCAAGGGGTGGTGGCAGCAGTGCGAGGCGGCCCGTGCCATGCTCCACTGGGAGGCGGTCCGCGGGCGCGGCGACGTGCGGCCGACCTTCGAGGCCACCATGCGCCTGGTGCGAGAGCGCTTCCTGGACTCCGTTCATGGCGGTTGGTATATGCACGTCGGCCCGGACGGCGCGGTGCGCAACACGGACAAGGGCACGGACTGGAAGCTTGACTACCACGTGACGGGCCTCTGCATGGAGGCGATGCGGCTGGCCGGGGCGTGA